In one Umezawaea sp. Da 62-37 genomic region, the following are encoded:
- a CDS encoding alpha/beta hydrolase, with translation MFEKILTEWASQGFLVIANGRPGGTGSSTAAMLTASIDWAIAENSLSTSKYYGRIDTTKIAVMGQSCGGLETYEVATDPRLTTTVLWNSGLFNGGDKSALQRLRAPIAYFIGGSSDIAYENAVDDWRQLSAGLPAFMGNLDVGHNGTCSQANGGEFGRVGGHWLKWQLKGDPASKAQFVGTGCGLCATDWDVRRKDLS, from the coding sequence ATGTTCGAGAAGATCCTCACGGAGTGGGCCTCGCAGGGGTTCCTGGTGATCGCGAACGGCCGACCGGGGGGAACGGGGTCGTCCACGGCCGCCATGCTGACCGCGTCGATCGACTGGGCGATCGCGGAGAACTCGCTGAGCACCAGCAAGTACTACGGCCGGATCGACACGACGAAGATCGCGGTGATGGGCCAGTCGTGCGGTGGCCTCGAGACCTACGAGGTCGCCACCGATCCGCGGCTGACCACCACCGTGCTGTGGAACAGCGGGTTGTTCAACGGCGGCGACAAGAGCGCGTTGCAGCGCCTGCGCGCGCCGATCGCCTACTTCATCGGCGGGTCCTCGGACATCGCCTACGAGAACGCCGTGGACGACTGGCGGCAGCTGTCCGCCGGGCTGCCCGCGTTCATGGGCAACCTGGACGTCGGCCACAACGGCACCTGCTCCCAGGCCAACGGCGGCGAGTTCGGCCGGGTCGGCGGCCACTGGCTGAAGTGGCAGCTCAAGGGGGATCCCGCCAGCAAGGCGCAGTTCGTCGGCACCGGCTGCGGGCTCTGCGCGACCGACTGGGACGTCCGGCGGAAGGATCTGAGCTGA
- a CDS encoding alpha/beta fold hydrolase translates to MDESSAHPDAVVFGATGFIGRWTVLRLLTRGRAVAAVVRGDGRGDELRAWLRDHGAPAERLAVVVGDLTGGADLGLSAADDRRLADVRDVFNTAALYRFGLSRDQARAVNVDGSLHVLRWAATRPGLRRLVHVSGYRVGTGPARYPLPKAEADRLYRDKGAYEGSKVESDAAVRVAAAESGVPLTVVNPSSVIGHSATGETGQYIGLAGLVRDLWTGGLPVLPGTARTFVPVVAVDHFADFLVAIPDHDPEPGGLHWVLDASTPELPDLVRLLAAHLGVRAPRLRVPVALVRSLPAALTGADPETLTFLSEDRYDTTSADEVAAAAGLRQPPVEAALRHWADRLVANGFGTAAPVLPGGFHEVAGSRTYVAGDRAAPDFVLLHGLPHDGESWREVLGELGGPPALVPDLPGLGRSGPTTTTPPDWLTDLMTPVRTRPVLVAHSAAAAPALRYAATHPDRVAALVLVSPYFLQAQTRPPRRALAADTAGRPRRPGVARRAARWYRSADDPAERAALRALLVATRQVPVHIVTGQGDPLTGGTGFAITTTIPAAGHDPHLTHPAAVATVLRRVADAPNPG, encoded by the coding sequence ATGGACGAGTCTTCAGCCCACCCGGACGCCGTGGTGTTCGGCGCGACCGGCTTCATCGGCAGGTGGACGGTGCTGCGGCTGCTCACGCGGGGGCGCGCGGTCGCCGCCGTCGTCCGCGGCGACGGCCGGGGCGACGAACTGCGCGCCTGGCTCCGGGACCACGGCGCGCCCGCCGAGCGGCTGGCCGTCGTCGTCGGCGACCTCACCGGCGGCGCGGACCTGGGCCTGAGCGCGGCCGACGACAGGCGGCTCGCCGACGTGCGGGACGTCTTCAACACCGCGGCCCTCTACCGGTTCGGCCTGAGCCGCGACCAGGCCAGGGCGGTCAACGTCGACGGCTCCCTCCACGTCCTCCGCTGGGCCGCGACCCGACCGGGTCTGCGCCGGTTGGTCCACGTGTCGGGCTACCGGGTCGGCACCGGCCCGGCGCGCTACCCGCTCCCGAAGGCCGAGGCGGACCGGCTCTACCGGGACAAGGGGGCCTACGAGGGCTCCAAGGTCGAGTCGGACGCGGCCGTGCGGGTCGCCGCGGCGGAGTCGGGCGTCCCGCTGACCGTGGTGAACCCGAGCAGCGTGATCGGCCACTCGGCCACCGGCGAGACCGGCCAGTACATCGGCTTGGCGGGCCTGGTCCGCGACCTGTGGACGGGCGGGCTGCCCGTGCTGCCGGGAACCGCCCGCACGTTCGTGCCCGTGGTGGCCGTCGACCACTTCGCGGACTTCCTCGTCGCGATCCCCGACCACGACCCGGAACCGGGCGGCCTGCACTGGGTGCTCGACGCGAGCACCCCCGAACTGCCCGACCTGGTCCGCCTGCTCGCCGCCCACCTCGGCGTCCGCGCGCCCCGCCTCCGGGTGCCGGTGGCCCTGGTCCGGAGCCTCCCCGCCGCGTTGACCGGAGCCGACCCCGAAACCCTGACCTTCCTCAGCGAGGACCGCTACGACACGACCTCCGCCGACGAGGTCGCCGCGGCCGCCGGACTCCGGCAGCCGCCCGTCGAGGCCGCGCTGCGCCACTGGGCCGATCGCCTGGTGGCCAACGGGTTCGGCACCGCCGCACCGGTGCTCCCCGGCGGTTTCCACGAGGTCGCCGGATCCCGGACCTACGTCGCGGGCGACCGCGCCGCGCCGGATTTCGTGCTGCTGCACGGACTTCCGCACGACGGCGAGTCCTGGCGGGAGGTGCTCGGCGAACTGGGCGGGCCACCCGCGCTGGTCCCCGACCTGCCCGGCCTCGGCCGTTCCGGCCCCACGACGACCACCCCGCCGGACTGGCTCACCGACCTGATGACCCCCGTGCGGACCCGACCCGTCCTCGTCGCCCACTCGGCGGCGGCCGCCCCGGCACTCCGCTACGCCGCGACCCATCCCGACCGCGTCGCCGCCCTCGTCCTCGTCTCCCCCTACTTCCTCCAAGCACAGACTCGACCGCCGCGCCGCGCACTCGCGGCCGACACCGCGGGCCGACCGCGCAGACCCGGCGTCGCCCGCCGCGCGGCCCGGTGGTACCGGTCCGCCGACGACCCCGCCGAACGCGCCGCCCTGCGGGCACTGCTCGTCGCGACCAGGCAGGTCCCGGTCCACATCGTCACCGGGCAAGGGGATCCGCTGACCGGCGGCACCGGCTTCGCCATCACCACGACCATCCCCGCCGCCGGGCACGACCCGCACCTCACCCACCCGGCCGCCGTCGCCACCGTCCTGCGGCGCGTCGCCGACGCCCCGAACCCCGGCTAG
- a CDS encoding TetR/AcrR family transcriptional regulator — MAVKGDETRARLVDAARTLVEAKGYYGTGLNEVLALAGAPRGSLYHHFPGGKDQLIGEAIAAAGREVDDVVAALVATTPTSKDLLLDMLNGLADRMVAADYAKGCPVATVALEVAATNDGLQSLCAGIYAGWQRSLADALRVDGHDTTEADDLAATVLAMIEGSLVLARASRSRTPVDQVGRRIAKLLGG; from the coding sequence ATGGCCGTCAAGGGTGATGAGACGCGGGCCCGGCTGGTCGACGCGGCCCGGACGCTGGTGGAGGCCAAGGGCTACTACGGCACCGGGCTCAACGAGGTGCTGGCGCTGGCCGGCGCCCCCCGCGGTTCGCTCTACCACCACTTCCCCGGCGGCAAGGACCAGCTCATCGGCGAGGCCATCGCCGCGGCGGGCCGGGAGGTCGACGACGTGGTGGCGGCGCTGGTCGCGACGACACCCACCTCGAAGGACCTCCTGCTCGACATGCTGAACGGGCTGGCCGACCGGATGGTGGCGGCGGACTACGCCAAGGGCTGCCCGGTGGCGACCGTGGCGCTGGAGGTCGCCGCGACCAACGACGGCCTCCAGTCGTTGTGCGCGGGCATCTACGCGGGCTGGCAGCGGTCCCTGGCCGACGCCCTCCGGGTCGACGGCCACGACACCACCGAGGCCGACGACCTCGCGGCGACGGTGCTCGCGATGATCGAGGGCTCACTGGTGCTGGCCCGCGCGAGCCGCAGCCGCACGCCCGTCGACCAAGTCGGCCGCCGCATCGCCAAGCTGCTCGGCGGCTGA
- a CDS encoding NAD(P)H-binding protein has protein sequence MKLTILAASGATGLELTRQALERGHDVTTISRDPNRVTVPDSGRLTRVAADIRDPDSLARALSDSTTVLSGLGNVGGDRPGVLTEGAKALVRARLERIIWLGAFGTGASAAAAGPLTRNLLKVVLKAELEDKVASDTAVLAAGGTVFHAGPLSNGPLSGSRRTLGLDEAPHRLFPVRVSRATVAAAMLDEAESARFTGKTAVPVER, from the coding sequence GTGAAGCTGACCATCCTCGCCGCGTCCGGTGCCACCGGCCTCGAACTCACCCGCCAGGCGTTGGAACGCGGGCACGACGTCACCACGATCTCCCGCGACCCGAACCGCGTCACCGTCCCGGATTCCGGCCGCCTCACCAGGGTCGCCGCCGACATCCGGGATCCGGACTCCCTGGCGCGGGCCCTGTCGGACAGCACGACCGTCCTTTCCGGACTGGGCAACGTCGGGGGCGATCGACCGGGTGTGCTCACCGAGGGCGCGAAGGCGCTCGTCCGGGCGAGGCTGGAGCGGATCATCTGGTTGGGCGCGTTCGGCACGGGCGCGTCGGCGGCCGCGGCGGGCCCGTTGACCAGGAACCTGCTGAAGGTGGTCCTCAAGGCGGAACTGGAGGACAAGGTCGCCTCGGACACCGCCGTGCTCGCCGCCGGCGGCACCGTCTTCCACGCGGGCCCGCTGTCCAACGGGCCGCTGAGCGGGAGTCGCCGCACCCTCGGGCTGGACGAGGCCCCGCACCGCCTGTTCCCGGTCCGGGTCAGCCGCGCGACCGTGGCCGCGGCGATGCTCGACGAGGCCGAGTCCGCGCGCTTCACCGGGAAGACGGCCGTGCCCGTCGAGCGGTGA
- a CDS encoding response regulator transcription factor: MTIRVLLADDQALIRAGFHVLVDSAPDLEVVGEAADGLEALDLLRTTRADVVLMDIRMPGLDGLETTRRITADENLAGVKVLVVTTFEIDEYVAQAIQAGASGFLGKGVGPTELLAAIRTVAQGDVLLSPKATRALIGRFLAQRTSGPIAPERLDLLTQREREVVALAAHGMSNDEIALKLFVSPLTVKTHANRAMTKLQARDRAQLVVVAYQTGLVRS; the protein is encoded by the coding sequence ATGACCATCCGCGTCCTGCTCGCCGACGACCAGGCACTCATCCGCGCCGGGTTCCACGTCCTCGTCGACTCCGCGCCCGACCTCGAGGTGGTGGGCGAGGCGGCCGACGGCCTGGAGGCGCTCGACCTGCTGCGCACCACCCGCGCCGACGTCGTGCTGATGGACATCCGGATGCCGGGGCTCGACGGCCTGGAGACGACCCGCCGGATCACCGCCGACGAGAACCTGGCGGGCGTGAAGGTGTTGGTGGTGACCACTTTCGAGATCGACGAGTACGTGGCGCAGGCCATCCAGGCGGGCGCCAGCGGCTTCCTCGGCAAGGGCGTCGGGCCCACCGAGCTGCTGGCCGCCATCCGCACCGTCGCCCAGGGCGACGTCCTGCTGTCCCCGAAGGCGACCCGTGCCCTGATCGGCCGGTTCCTGGCCCAGCGCACCAGCGGCCCGATCGCCCCGGAACGCCTGGACCTGCTGACCCAGCGCGAACGCGAGGTGGTCGCGCTCGCCGCGCACGGCATGTCCAACGACGAGATCGCCCTCAAGCTGTTCGTCTCACCGCTCACCGTCAAGACCCACGCCAACCGGGCGATGACCAAGCTCCAGGCCCGCGACCGCGCACAGCTCGTCGTGGTGGCCTACCAGACCGGCCTCGTCCGGTCCTGA
- a CDS encoding histidine kinase, with protein sequence MDALGAAAVYAVSAANSADPPLDVRTPAVLGLLAVVVGSLVVRRKWPLVALAVTALGVLPAVLLGADLEPFLVPTAVAAYTVAVRTDRWTTRRAALPGALLAVVVVALLAAPDGFTWENLGRFTLIGMAGAVGEAIRGRRAFIAAIEERAVRAERSREEEALRRVVEERLHIARELHDVVAHHISVINVQAGVAEHLIIARPAAAADALAHVRRSSRAVLEELHGLLGVLRRPEESDTPTEPVPGLARLGSLVEAFRASGLELRWTSTGEVRDLPATVDLVAYRVVQEALTNAHRHGADAAHLSVAYTPADLTLEVVNAPGGRPREGGSGLGLVGMRERAGAVGGSLRTGLEPDDLFHVHLTLPLGKKP encoded by the coding sequence GTGGACGCCCTGGGCGCCGCCGCGGTGTACGCGGTGAGCGCCGCCAACAGCGCGGACCCGCCGCTCGACGTCCGGACCCCGGCGGTGCTCGGCCTGCTGGCCGTGGTCGTCGGATCCCTGGTGGTGCGCCGGAAGTGGCCGCTGGTCGCGTTGGCGGTCACCGCGCTCGGGGTGCTCCCGGCGGTCCTGCTCGGCGCGGACCTGGAACCGTTCCTGGTCCCGACGGCGGTCGCCGCGTACACGGTCGCGGTCCGCACCGACCGGTGGACGACGCGCCGGGCCGCGCTGCCCGGCGCACTGCTGGCCGTCGTGGTCGTCGCGCTGCTGGCCGCGCCCGACGGCTTCACCTGGGAAAACCTGGGCCGGTTCACCCTGATCGGCATGGCGGGCGCGGTCGGCGAGGCGATCCGCGGCCGCCGGGCGTTCATCGCGGCCATCGAGGAACGGGCCGTGCGGGCCGAGCGGTCACGCGAGGAGGAGGCCCTGCGGCGGGTCGTCGAGGAGCGGCTGCACATCGCCCGCGAGCTGCACGACGTGGTCGCGCACCACATCTCGGTGATCAACGTCCAGGCCGGTGTCGCCGAGCACCTGATCATCGCCCGGCCCGCCGCCGCGGCCGACGCGCTGGCCCACGTCCGCCGGTCGAGCCGGGCCGTCCTGGAGGAGCTGCACGGCCTGCTGGGTGTGCTGCGCAGGCCGGAGGAGTCCGACACGCCCACCGAGCCGGTCCCCGGCCTCGCCCGGCTCGGCTCGTTGGTCGAGGCGTTCCGGGCGTCCGGGCTCGAACTGCGGTGGACGTCGACCGGCGAGGTCCGCGACCTGCCCGCCACCGTCGACCTCGTGGCCTACCGGGTCGTCCAGGAGGCGCTGACCAACGCCCACCGCCACGGCGCCGACGCCGCGCACCTGTCCGTGGCGTACACGCCCGCCGACCTCACCCTGGAGGTCGTGAACGCGCCCGGTGGCCGCCCCCGCGAGGGCGGGTCGGGCCTTGGGCTGGTCGGCATGCGGGAACGGGCGGGCGCCGTCGGGGGCTCACTGCGCACCGGTCTCGAACCCGACGACCTGTTCCACGTCCACCTCACCCTGCCGCTCGGGAAGAAGCCATGA
- a CDS encoding ABC transporter permease, with amino-acid sequence MSTTTVDPPRAAKSSYRLSSAGVLRSEWVKLRSVRSSGLAVLGAALMMLVTGLVFASTVGSDSDGANGVTDPTGITLSGVMFAQLVIGVLGVLVVSGEYSTGMIRSTLTGVPSRLPVLAGKVAVVVGTVFPAMLASAFAVFLSGQPIMGGAGLPTARLGDPGVLAALVGSAVTMTGVTVIGVALGTIVRNTAGAISTLVVLVFLAPGLGGLLLPSSWRDYALKYLPSKAAEAFTGVVPAPGLLTATAGAAVFAVWVVVPLILAAVLLRRRDA; translated from the coding sequence ATGAGCACCACGACCGTCGACCCGCCGCGGGCCGCGAAGTCCTCGTACCGCCTCAGTTCCGCCGGTGTGCTGCGCAGCGAGTGGGTGAAGCTGCGGAGCGTCCGGTCCAGCGGCCTGGCGGTGCTGGGCGCCGCGCTGATGATGCTCGTGACCGGCCTGGTCTTCGCCTCCACGGTCGGCAGCGACTCCGACGGGGCGAACGGGGTGACCGACCCCACCGGCATCACGTTGAGCGGTGTCATGTTCGCGCAGCTCGTGATCGGCGTGCTGGGCGTGCTGGTGGTGTCCGGCGAGTACTCGACGGGCATGATCCGGTCCACGCTGACCGGTGTGCCGTCCCGGCTCCCGGTGCTCGCGGGCAAGGTGGCCGTGGTCGTCGGGACCGTGTTCCCGGCCATGCTGGCGAGCGCGTTCGCCGTCTTCCTGAGCGGTCAGCCGATCATGGGCGGCGCCGGCCTGCCCACCGCCCGACTCGGCGATCCCGGTGTCCTCGCGGCGCTCGTCGGGTCCGCCGTGACGATGACCGGTGTGACCGTCATCGGGGTGGCGCTGGGCACGATCGTGCGCAACACCGCGGGCGCGATCTCCACGCTGGTCGTGCTGGTGTTCCTCGCACCGGGGCTCGGCGGCCTGCTGCTGCCGTCCTCGTGGCGCGACTACGCGCTGAAGTACCTGCCCTCCAAGGCCGCCGAGGCGTTCACCGGCGTCGTGCCGGCTCCCGGACTGCTCACGGCCACGGCCGGTGCCGCCGTGTTCGCGGTCTGGGTCGTCGTGCCGTTGATCCTCGCCGCGGTGCTGCTGCGCCGCCGCGACGCGTAG
- a CDS encoding ATP-binding cassette domain-containing protein has product MIEVENLTKRYGQKTAVDGLTFTVEPGTVTGFLGPNGAGKSTTMRMLVGLDSPTWGTAKVNGKPYRGHRAPLQEIGVLLDARAAHPGRSARDHLLALGATHGIGARRVDEVLDTAGLADVARRRVGNFSLGMGQRLGIAVALLGDPHTVMLDEPVNGLDPDGIKWIRHLLKDLAAQGRTVFVSSHLMSEMALTAEHLIVVGRGKLIADIPVADLIASAERGVHVRSPRGADLVDALRGDGVRISSVCDGVIDVVGLSTEDIGTRALRAGIPLYELTPQQASLEEAYTELTRGAVEYQGTTTSFGEAA; this is encoded by the coding sequence ATGATCGAGGTGGAAAACCTCACCAAGCGGTACGGTCAGAAAACCGCGGTCGACGGGCTCACCTTCACCGTCGAACCCGGCACGGTCACCGGTTTCCTCGGGCCGAACGGCGCGGGCAAGTCGACCACCATGCGGATGCTCGTCGGCCTCGACTCGCCGACGTGGGGCACCGCGAAGGTCAACGGCAAGCCCTACCGCGGGCACCGCGCGCCGCTCCAGGAGATCGGCGTGCTGCTCGACGCGCGCGCCGCGCATCCCGGCCGCTCGGCCCGCGACCACCTGCTGGCCCTCGGCGCCACCCACGGCATCGGCGCCCGGCGCGTCGACGAGGTACTCGACACCGCGGGCCTCGCCGACGTGGCGAGGCGGCGGGTCGGCAACTTCTCCCTCGGCATGGGCCAGCGGCTCGGCATCGCCGTGGCCCTGCTCGGCGACCCGCACACAGTCATGCTCGACGAGCCGGTCAACGGCCTCGACCCGGACGGCATCAAGTGGATCCGGCACCTGCTCAAGGACCTGGCCGCGCAGGGCCGGACGGTGTTCGTCTCCTCGCACCTGATGAGCGAGATGGCGCTGACCGCCGAGCACCTGATCGTGGTGGGGCGCGGGAAGCTCATCGCGGACATCCCGGTGGCCGACCTGATCGCGTCCGCCGAGCGCGGCGTGCACGTGCGCTCGCCGCGCGGCGCCGACCTGGTCGACGCGCTGCGCGGTGACGGTGTGCGGATCAGTTCCGTCTGCGACGGCGTGATCGACGTCGTCGGACTGTCCACTGAGGACATCGGGACGCGCGCACTTCGCGCCGGGATCCCGTTGTACGAACTGACTCCCCAGCAGGCGTCGCTGGAAGAGGCCTACACGGAGCTGACCCGCGGCGCCGTCGAGTACCAGGGCACCACCACCTCGTTCGGAGAGGCAGCCTGA
- a CDS encoding MarR family transcriptional regulator, translating to MDGSDIERAVRLNHEVFLRTGDRILDLLATHGLTHATAHALWAIDPDEPPPSMKVMAERLFCNAPNLTFVAGQLIAKGLAERAVDPSDRRSRVLVLTEEGTRVRTEVMRVTLERTPFANLDHGQIATLIHLLDTALGTPHEN from the coding sequence ATGGACGGGTCGGACATCGAGCGCGCGGTGCGCCTCAACCACGAGGTCTTCCTGCGCACCGGCGACCGGATCCTCGACCTCCTCGCCACGCACGGCCTCACGCACGCGACCGCGCACGCGCTGTGGGCCATCGACCCGGACGAGCCCCCGCCGTCGATGAAGGTGATGGCCGAACGGCTCTTCTGCAACGCGCCGAACCTGACGTTCGTCGCGGGCCAGCTCATCGCGAAGGGGTTGGCCGAGCGCGCCGTCGACCCCTCCGACCGCCGCTCACGGGTGCTCGTCCTGACCGAGGAGGGCACGCGCGTGCGGACCGAGGTGATGCGCGTGACGCTGGAGCGGACACCGTTCGCGAACCTGGACCACGGGCAGATCGCCACGCTGATCCACCTGCTCGACACCGCGCTCGGAACCCCGCACGAGAACTGA
- a CDS encoding NADH:flavin oxidoreductase/NADH oxidase family protein: protein MVALHDPLVLGSGSVLPNRIAKAATEENLADAGQVPGDELVALYRRWGGGGAGLLITGHVMVDARAMAQPADVVLESATDLAPFRRWATAAKAGGAEVWMQINHPGRVVQKDMAEVTWSASDVPIDAGALSSMFGRPRAMGEAEIAEVIGRFAVTAARAEAAGFDGVEIHAAHGYLISQFLSPRTNLRTDGWGGSPTGRVRFLLAVVDAVRAAVSPGFAVAVKLNSADFQRGGFDVDDAREVIRLLGGHAVDLVELSGGSIESLATSGAPSDGSTLAREAYFLEFADRLLEAATMPLMVTGGVRRRAVAQRVIDGGVAVVGVATALAMAPDLPARWLAGEEGVAPNPRARVRHKAIAAAGTQALALRQFTRLAAGDDGVTRLPATLALLVSRVRRAQAGRRYHAWLAEVQEVVPVSGGCARR from the coding sequence ATGGTCGCGTTGCACGACCCGCTGGTGCTCGGCAGCGGATCGGTCCTGCCCAACCGGATCGCCAAGGCCGCGACGGAGGAGAACCTCGCCGACGCGGGCCAGGTCCCCGGTGACGAGCTGGTGGCGCTGTACCGGCGGTGGGGCGGCGGCGGGGCGGGCCTGCTGATCACCGGTCACGTGATGGTCGACGCGCGGGCGATGGCCCAGCCGGCGGATGTGGTGCTGGAGTCGGCGACCGACCTCGCGCCGTTCCGGCGTTGGGCGACGGCGGCGAAAGCCGGTGGCGCGGAGGTGTGGATGCAGATCAACCATCCGGGGCGGGTCGTGCAGAAGGACATGGCCGAGGTCACCTGGTCCGCGTCCGACGTGCCGATCGACGCGGGCGCGCTGTCGTCAATGTTCGGGCGGCCGAGGGCGATGGGGGAGGCGGAGATCGCGGAGGTGATCGGTCGGTTCGCGGTGACGGCCGCCCGTGCCGAGGCGGCGGGGTTCGACGGGGTGGAGATCCACGCCGCCCACGGGTACCTGATCTCGCAGTTCCTGTCGCCGAGGACGAACCTGCGCACGGATGGGTGGGGTGGTTCGCCGACTGGTCGGGTGCGGTTCCTGCTGGCGGTGGTCGACGCGGTCCGGGCGGCGGTGTCGCCGGGGTTCGCGGTGGCGGTGAAGCTCAACTCGGCGGACTTCCAACGTGGTGGGTTCGACGTGGACGACGCCCGCGAGGTGATCCGGCTGCTCGGCGGCCATGCCGTGGACCTGGTCGAGCTGTCCGGCGGCAGCATCGAAAGCCTGGCCACGTCGGGTGCGCCGTCGGATGGGAGCACGTTGGCGAGGGAGGCGTACTTCCTGGAGTTCGCCGATCGGTTGCTGGAAGCGGCCACGATGCCGCTGATGGTGACCGGGGGTGTGCGGCGGCGTGCGGTGGCGCAGCGGGTGATCGACGGTGGCGTGGCGGTGGTCGGGGTGGCCACCGCGTTGGCCATGGCGCCTGACCTGCCCGCCCGGTGGTTGGCGGGGGAGGAGGGGGTCGCGCCGAATCCGCGGGCGCGGGTTCGGCACAAGGCCATCGCCGCGGCGGGGACGCAGGCGTTGGCGTTGCGGCAGTTCACCCGTCTTGCCGCGGGGGACGACGGCGTCACCCGCCTTCCGGCGACCCTTGCCCTTCTGGTGAGCCGAGTCCGCCGGGCGCAGGCCGGACGTCGGTATCACGCCTGGCTGGCTGAGGTGCAGGAGGTGGTTCCGGTGAGTGGGGGTTGTGCGCGGCGGTGA
- a CDS encoding DUF6289 family protein: MTRRLVTALALVLATAGVPLVSAGSAQAIPACKAGYQCTTTYYASVDHELPVGGTTKFCDGSVDTWGSTSRYPVVTQAKCGNA, from the coding sequence ATGACCCGTCGATTAGTGACCGCCCTGGCCCTCGTCCTGGCCACCGCGGGCGTTCCGCTGGTGTCCGCAGGCTCCGCGCAGGCGATCCCGGCCTGCAAGGCGGGCTACCAGTGCACCACCACCTACTACGCCTCCGTCGACCACGAGCTGCCGGTGGGCGGCACGACGAAGTTCTGCGACGGCTCCGTCGACACCTGGGGCTCGACCAGCCGCTACCCCGTCGTCACCCAGGCGAAGTGCGGGAACGCCTGA
- a CDS encoding acetyl-CoA acetyltransferase, which produces MTAVETWLVGGYQTDFARNVSREGLDVAGIAAEAVRETLAAARVRPAQVGVVHVGNAFGQLFTGQGHFGALPATVEPDLWGVPATRHEGACASGSLAALAAMADLESGRYDCALVLGVELEKTVPGDVGARYMGAAAWVGHEGQDAKYLWPHMFSALADEYDRRYGIDAEHLLAIAELNTRNARANPLAQTRTWSFTERSFSLDDEANPFVEGRLRKADCGPMTDGAAGVVLVTGAFLAAHPEIAARPRARVLGWGHRTVGLSLEQKFARSADDPLVLPHVRDTIRDAFGRAGVGGVEDLDLIEAHDCFTMSEYAAIDHFGITAPGESWKAIESGDLEIGGRIPMNPSGGLIGGGHPVGATGVRMLVDAYKQVTGQAGGYQVPGARRAATLNIGGSTTTTVSFVVGEGSVSSRSR; this is translated from the coding sequence ATGACCGCAGTGGAGACCTGGCTCGTCGGCGGGTACCAGACGGACTTCGCCCGCAACGTGAGCCGCGAGGGCCTGGACGTCGCGGGCATCGCGGCGGAGGCGGTGCGGGAGACGTTGGCGGCCGCCCGTGTGCGGCCCGCGCAGGTCGGTGTGGTGCACGTGGGCAACGCGTTCGGGCAGCTGTTCACCGGACAGGGGCACTTCGGGGCGTTGCCCGCGACCGTCGAGCCGGACCTGTGGGGTGTGCCGGCGACCCGGCACGAGGGCGCGTGCGCGTCCGGGTCGTTGGCGGCGCTGGCCGCGATGGCCGACCTGGAGTCCGGGCGCTACGACTGCGCGCTGGTGCTCGGGGTCGAACTGGAGAAGACGGTGCCCGGTGACGTCGGCGCCCGCTACATGGGCGCGGCGGCGTGGGTCGGGCACGAGGGCCAGGACGCGAAGTACCTGTGGCCGCACATGTTCAGCGCGCTGGCCGACGAGTACGACCGGCGCTACGGCATCGACGCGGAGCACCTGCTGGCCATCGCCGAGCTGAACACCCGCAACGCCCGCGCGAACCCGTTGGCGCAGACGCGGACCTGGTCGTTCACCGAGCGGAGCTTCAGCCTCGACGACGAGGCCAACCCGTTCGTCGAGGGCAGGCTGCGCAAGGCCGACTGCGGGCCGATGACCGACGGCGCCGCGGGGGTGGTGCTGGTGACCGGCGCGTTCCTGGCCGCACACCCGGAGATCGCCGCCCGGCCACGGGCCCGCGTGCTGGGCTGGGGGCACCGGACGGTGGGGCTGTCGCTGGAGCAGAAGTTCGCCCGCAGCGCTGATGACCCGCTGGTGCTGCCGCACGTCCGGGACACGATCCGCGACGCGTTCGGGCGCGCGGGCGTCGGCGGCGTGGAGGACCTCGACCTGATCGAGGCGCACGACTGCTTCACGATGAGCGAGTACGCGGCGATCGACCACTTCGGCATCACCGCGCCCGGCGAGAGCTGGAAGGCGATCGAGTCGGGGGACCTGGAGATCGGCGGCCGGATCCCGATGAACCCCAGCGGAGGACTGATCGGGGGAGGGCACCCGGTGGGCGCGACCGGCGTGCGGATGCTCGTCGACGCCTACAAGCAGGTCACCGGCCAGGCGGGCGGCTACCAGGTGCCCGGTGCCCGCCGCGCGGCCACGTTGAACATCGGCGGCAGCACGACGACCACCGTCAGCTTCGTGGTGGGCGAGGGGTCCGTCAGTTCACGGAGCCGCTGA